One genomic window of Desulfuromonas sp. includes the following:
- a CDS encoding flagellar assembly protein FliW yields MSDIRKILTRFGEVEYDPSLTIRFPEGLLGFGALHDYIVMPQLKKGPLFWIQSAEDSAVAFVLTDPTSFFPDFQVRPDRRELEALGIDQGDEWCLLAVVTVNGPEDVTLNLQAPILFAPGTNRAIQVVLDNSPYGLNTPLPKA; encoded by the coding sequence ATGAGCGACATTCGGAAGATTTTGACCCGTTTCGGAGAGGTCGAGTACGACCCCAGCCTGACCATCCGCTTCCCGGAGGGGCTGCTCGGCTTCGGAGCGCTGCACGATTATATCGTCATGCCCCAGCTGAAGAAGGGCCCTCTCTTCTGGATTCAGAGCGCCGAGGATTCGGCGGTGGCCTTTGTCCTCACCGACCCCACCTCCTTTTTCCCCGATTTCCAGGTCCGTCCCGACCGCAGGGAGCTGGAGGCGCTCGGCATCGACCAGGGGGACGAGTGGTGCCTGCTGGCGGTGGTGACGGTGAATGGCCCCGAGGACGTGACTCTCAACCTGCAGGCCCCCATCCTCTTTGCGCCGGGGACCAACCGGGCCATCCAGGTGGTGCTCGATAACTCACCGTACGGCCTGAACACCCCCCTGCCAAAGGCCTAG
- the csrA gene encoding carbon storage regulator CsrA, whose product MLVLTRKVGEGIVIGDDIKVTVVEIKGGGIRIGIDAPRDRKVYRQEIFDKICQENKEATQWSMDDLDVLSVTLAAKDGSK is encoded by the coding sequence ATGCTTGTATTGACCAGGAAGGTCGGTGAAGGAATCGTTATCGGCGACGACATCAAGGTGACCGTCGTCGAGATCAAGGGGGGCGGTATCCGCATCGGCATCGATGCTCCGCGAGACAGGAAGGTTTACCGGCAGGAGATCTTCGACAAGATCTGTCAGGAGAACAAGGAGGCGACCCAGTGGAGCATGGACGACTTGGATGTCTTGAGTGTCACTCTGGCGGCGAAGGACGGTTCCAAATGA
- the flgL gene encoding flagellar hook-associated protein FlgL — MKVTNASTYRTLLGQLERNGTRLNELRLTAVSGKKLVRPSDDPGAVRSLLAARSDIRGTERYIETMGSALDRLQFTDDQLDRGGDVLIRAKELAIGSLNGALSAEDRQSMAEEVGHLRQELLGVANAEMGGRYLFGGFRDDAPPFGDAPPHAYGGDGGALNLEIGPGEQVRVNAPGDELFKNGVDLFALLEGFEADLRADDTAGIQGRLGDLDAGMEQLRSERSRLGSTAARIEEARGHMEGVKVDMQMVLSRIEDADIVETISSLTQQEAAYEAALSVT, encoded by the coding sequence ATGAAGGTCACCAACGCTTCCACATATCGGACCCTGCTCGGTCAGCTGGAGCGCAACGGCACCCGCCTCAACGAGTTGCGGCTGACCGCCGTCTCGGGCAAGAAGCTGGTTCGCCCCTCGGATGATCCCGGCGCGGTGCGCTCCCTGCTTGCAGCCCGCAGCGACATCCGGGGGACCGAACGCTACATCGAGACCATGGGCTCGGCCCTCGATCGGCTGCAGTTTACCGACGACCAACTCGACCGGGGGGGAGACGTGCTGATCCGGGCCAAGGAGCTCGCCATCGGCTCGCTCAACGGCGCCCTCTCCGCCGAGGACCGTCAGTCCATGGCCGAGGAAGTCGGGCATTTGCGCCAGGAACTGCTGGGGGTGGCCAACGCCGAGATGGGCGGCCGCTACCTGTTCGGCGGTTTCCGGGATGACGCCCCCCCCTTCGGCGACGCTCCGCCCCACGCCTACGGAGGAGACGGCGGAGCCCTCAATCTGGAGATCGGCCCGGGCGAGCAGGTCCGGGTCAACGCGCCCGGCGACGAGCTGTTCAAGAACGGAGTAGACCTGTTCGCCCTGCTCGAAGGCTTCGAGGCGGACCTGAGGGCCGATGACACGGCCGGAATCCAGGGCCGGCTCGGGGACCTTGACGCCGGCATGGAGCAGCTGCGCAGCGAACGGAGCCGACTCGGCAGCACCGCCGCCCGCATCGAGGAGGCCCGGGGTCACATGGAGGGGGTCAAGGTCGACATGCAGATGGTCCTCTCGCGTATCGAGGATGCCGACATCGTGGAGACGATCAGCAGCCTCACTCAGCAGGAGGCCGCCTACGAGGCGGCCCTCAGCGTGACCTAG
- the flgK gene encoding flagellar hook-associated protein FlgK, whose amino-acid sequence MSGLFNALQIGKSSLGASQKGIEVTGGNLANVNTPGYSRQTAQVSSYPTLNMGGFLVGQGVRVDDVTRAHNSFLTRQIDSQSAALGQESAKAVPLADLERIANISETGLGGRIDGFFDAWKELSSDPASSAARDGVLQGGEMLATAFNQAADELEGVRRGIDDTLEGKIDAINGQLQEVADLNLRISSLQAAGQSAPADRDRRDQLLESLSSSLGIQHFDAGSGMVAVHLPGGLPPLVQEGEALALEANRSGDALQLQLKAGDRVHDLGVDNLGGEAGGLLEVRDQVLPGVQNDLDKLAYSLATGVNAVHAAGTDPSGAAGGAFFAVPAAPAPPADPWEGAAGSLATALSDTGQVAAGTSSASGDNTNALAMMALEDAPSVDGSTSFGRFYADMASRVGTEVSQNQLSLQGSGDALLQLQNFRDAQVGVSVEEEMVSLIQFQTGFEASAKFLATVDEMMDSLLNI is encoded by the coding sequence ATGTCCGGACTGTTCAATGCACTTCAGATCGGCAAGTCGAGCCTCGGCGCCAGCCAGAAGGGGATCGAGGTCACCGGCGGCAATCTCGCCAACGTCAATACTCCCGGCTATTCCCGGCAGACCGCCCAGGTCTCCAGCTATCCTACTCTCAATATGGGGGGCTTTCTGGTCGGCCAGGGAGTCCGGGTCGACGACGTCACCCGCGCCCACAATTCATTTCTGACCCGCCAGATCGACAGCCAGAGCGCGGCGCTCGGCCAGGAGAGCGCCAAGGCCGTTCCCCTGGCCGACCTCGAGCGTATCGCCAACATCTCCGAGACCGGCCTCGGCGGCCGCATCGACGGCTTCTTCGACGCCTGGAAGGAACTCAGCAGCGACCCGGCCAGCTCAGCGGCCCGCGACGGAGTCCTTCAGGGCGGGGAGATGCTCGCGACGGCCTTCAACCAGGCGGCAGACGAGCTGGAGGGGGTGCGCCGCGGTATCGACGACACCCTGGAGGGGAAGATCGACGCCATCAACGGCCAGCTTCAGGAGGTGGCCGATCTCAATCTGCGCATCTCGTCCCTTCAGGCCGCCGGGCAGAGCGCCCCGGCCGACCGGGACCGGCGCGACCAGCTTCTGGAGAGCCTCTCTTCCAGTCTCGGGATCCAGCATTTCGATGCCGGGAGCGGCATGGTGGCGGTTCACCTGCCCGGGGGGCTTCCCCCCCTCGTCCAGGAAGGCGAGGCCCTGGCCCTGGAGGCCAATCGCAGCGGGGACGCCCTGCAGTTGCAGCTGAAGGCGGGCGACAGGGTCCATGACCTTGGCGTCGACAACCTCGGCGGCGAAGCGGGGGGCCTGCTCGAGGTCCGGGACCAGGTCCTGCCCGGCGTTCAGAACGATCTCGACAAGCTCGCCTACAGCCTGGCCACCGGGGTCAACGCCGTGCACGCCGCGGGGACCGATCCGAGCGGCGCGGCGGGGGGGGCTTTCTTCGCGGTCCCGGCGGCGCCGGCGCCGCCGGCCGACCCCTGGGAGGGGGCCGCGGGCTCCCTGGCGACGGCTCTGAGCGACACCGGCCAGGTGGCCGCCGGCACCAGTTCCGCATCGGGCGACAACACCAACGCCCTGGCGATGATGGCCCTGGAGGATGCGCCCAGCGTCGACGGCTCCACGAGCTTCGGCCGCTTCTACGCCGATATGGCCTCCCGGGTGGGGACCGAGGTGAGCCAGAACCAGCTTTCCCTTCAGGGCAGCGGGGACGCCCTGCTTCAGCTCCAGAATTTCCGCGATGCCCAGGTGGGCGTCTCGGTGGAGGAGGAGATGGTCAGCCTCATCCAGTTTCAGACGGGGTTCGAGGCCTCCGCCAAGTTCCTGGCGACGGTCGACGAGATGATGGACTCCCTGCTCAACATCTAG
- the flgM gene encoding flagellar biosynthesis anti-sigma factor FlgM: MTSKILGNKGITPIDGVKRTRKVEVPKDDGQQTAKDRVAFSSVLQEVNKAKEPTAGSDAERADKVAALKEQIGNGTYKPDLEKVAESVLKFLSEQESS, translated from the coding sequence ATGACGTCTAAAATTCTCGGCAACAAGGGCATCACTCCTATAGACGGGGTCAAGCGGACCCGCAAGGTCGAGGTTCCCAAGGATGACGGGCAACAGACCGCCAAGGACCGGGTGGCTTTCTCCTCGGTTCTTCAGGAGGTGAACAAGGCCAAGGAGCCGACCGCCGGTTCCGACGCCGAGCGGGCCGATAAGGTGGCCGCCCTCAAGGAGCAGATCGGGAACGGCACCTACAAGCCCGACCTGGAGAAGGTCGCCGAGAGCGTCCTCAAGTTCCTGTCCGAGCAGGAATCTTCATGA
- a CDS encoding rod-binding protein yields the protein MNLNLDPSLLLNMATTKVSPEKSGQDPKALRNTCQEFEAIFVQQLFKGMRSTVPEGGLMENGMKGEVFRDMMDMEIARSAASGKGLGIAEALYRQLLDAPTESD from the coding sequence ATGAATCTCAATCTCGATCCCAGCCTGCTGCTGAACATGGCCACTACCAAGGTTTCCCCCGAAAAGTCGGGCCAGGACCCGAAGGCCCTGCGCAATACCTGCCAGGAGTTCGAGGCCATTTTCGTCCAGCAGCTCTTCAAGGGGATGCGGAGCACCGTCCCCGAGGGGGGGCTCATGGAGAACGGGATGAAGGGGGAGGTGTTCCGGGACATGATGGACATGGAGATCGCCCGCTCGGCGGCCTCCGGCAAGGGCCTGGGCATCGCCGAGGCCCTTTACCGGCAACTGCTCGACGCCCCGACCGAGTCGGACTGA
- a CDS encoding flagellar basal body P-ring protein FlgI, whose translation MRSVFNKTTVLALAALLLFSVAAHATRIKDIARLEGVRDNQLVGYGLVVGLNGSGDSASTQFTVQSLVNMMERLGVTVDRDQVKVDNVAAVIVTAQLPPFARAGSTIDVLVSSVGDSENLAGGTLLMTPLRGPDGNTFAVAQGPLVVGSLAFGGEAAKVQTNHPTVGRIPGGALVEREVPFALGDLQSLTYRLKNAYFTTMSRMNLAVNTAFGPETAAAVDGGTLRVKIPAAFAGRTVDFVAALESLDVVPDSLARIVVNERTGTIVMGEDVRISTVAVSHSNLSLVISESAQVSQPNAFGEGKTVVVPDTGIEVSEQDSSLVVMKRGVSIGDVAGALNAIGATPRDIIAIFQAIKAAGALHAELVIL comes from the coding sequence GTGCGAAGCGTTTTCAACAAGACCACTGTCCTTGCCCTCGCCGCTCTCCTGCTCTTTTCGGTCGCCGCCCACGCCACGCGGATCAAGGACATCGCCCGCCTCGAGGGGGTCCGCGACAACCAGCTGGTCGGCTACGGCCTGGTGGTGGGCCTTAACGGCAGCGGCGACAGCGCCAGCACCCAGTTCACGGTCCAGTCCCTGGTCAACATGATGGAGCGCCTCGGGGTGACCGTGGACCGCGACCAGGTCAAGGTCGACAACGTGGCCGCGGTCATCGTCACCGCTCAGCTCCCCCCCTTCGCCCGGGCCGGCAGCACCATCGACGTCCTGGTCTCTTCGGTCGGGGATTCGGAGAACCTGGCCGGGGGAACGCTTCTCATGACCCCCCTTCGGGGTCCCGACGGCAACACCTTCGCCGTGGCCCAGGGGCCCCTCGTGGTCGGCTCCCTGGCCTTCGGGGGTGAAGCGGCCAAGGTCCAGACCAACCACCCGACCGTCGGGAGGATTCCCGGCGGGGCCCTGGTGGAGAGGGAGGTTCCTTTCGCCCTGGGCGACCTGCAGAGCCTGACCTATCGCCTCAAGAACGCCTACTTCACCACCATGTCGCGCATGAACCTGGCGGTCAACACCGCCTTCGGCCCCGAGACCGCGGCTGCGGTGGACGGCGGCACCCTGCGGGTGAAGATTCCCGCCGCCTTCGCGGGACGGACCGTCGATTTCGTCGCCGCCCTGGAGTCCCTCGACGTGGTGCCCGACAGCCTGGCGCGCATCGTGGTCAACGAAAGGACCGGCACCATCGTCATGGGCGAGGACGTGCGCATCTCCACCGTGGCGGTCTCCCACAGCAACCTCAGCCTGGTGATCAGCGAGTCGGCCCAGGTCTCCCAGCCCAACGCCTTCGGCGAGGGCAAGACGGTCGTGGTGCCCGACACCGGCATCGAGGTCAGCGAGCAGGACTCCAGCCTCGTCGTCATGAAGAGGGGGGTCAGCATCGGCGACGTGGCCGGCGCCCTGAACGCCATCGGCGCCACGCCCCGCGACATCATCGCCATCTTCCAGGCCATCAAGGCGGCCGGCGCCCTCCATGCCGAGCTCGTTATCCTCTAG
- a CDS encoding flagellar basal body L-ring protein FlgH encodes MKALIFLSPLLLLPLCGCALHGEARHEQVLPPTITEVVIEPPTPTTAGSLWTEGRGGLFYDLKARRVGDILTVAIFEQASASKEAKTSAGRKSTAKAGLANFFGLEKNLATLNGAIDPTSLIDTSYENDFEGSGRTSRKEDLVATLSTQVVEVLPNGNLRIEGKKTVTVNNEEQIVKLSGLIRQADISSSNVVNSQSILDARIAYTGKGVLSDKQKQGWLVRLLDHTWPF; translated from the coding sequence ATGAAAGCCCTGATCTTCCTTTCGCCGCTGCTGCTTCTTCCGCTCTGCGGGTGCGCCCTGCACGGCGAGGCGCGTCACGAGCAGGTCCTGCCGCCGACGATCACCGAAGTGGTCATCGAGCCCCCCACCCCCACCACAGCAGGCTCGCTCTGGACCGAGGGGCGCGGCGGGCTTTTCTATGATCTCAAGGCGCGCAGGGTGGGAGACATCCTGACCGTGGCCATCTTCGAGCAGGCCAGCGCCAGCAAGGAGGCGAAGACCTCCGCGGGGCGCAAAAGCACCGCCAAGGCCGGGCTCGCCAACTTCTTCGGCCTGGAGAAGAACCTCGCCACCCTCAACGGCGCCATCGACCCCACGAGCCTGATCGATACCAGCTACGAGAACGACTTCGAAGGCTCGGGCAGGACCTCCCGCAAGGAGGACCTTGTCGCCACCCTCAGCACCCAGGTCGTGGAGGTGCTGCCCAACGGCAACCTGCGCATCGAGGGGAAGAAGACGGTTACGGTCAACAACGAGGAGCAGATCGTCAAGCTCTCGGGCCTTATCCGCCAGGCCGACATCTCCTCCAGCAATGTCGTCAACTCTCAGAGCATCCTCGACGCCCGCATCGCCTACACCGGCAAGGGGGTCCTCAGCGACAAGCAGAAGCAGGGCTGGCTGGTTCGGCTCCTGGACCATACCTGGCCTTTCTAA
- the flgA gene encoding flagellar basal body P-ring formation chaperone FlgA: MPRIALFALFLSLAGSVALGQEVRLTKIAGAGGGDTRIGPDRIEQILQAYLEEHREELPPASVRFRSLTLPDPFTLPAGRLSTQVIPSDPAILGSRRFTLIFRVDGRVVKNLSLRAELEALAPVVVAASDLRRGAELSRDDIVLSERNLVDLREPCFDPEELLGKRLRRSVRAGVPVSRGTVEFPPMVRRGETITISAARGALRLTALGEARQDGREGEFVRVRNNSSRKEIQCRVVAPGLAEVEF, encoded by the coding sequence ATGCCGCGCATTGCCCTGTTTGCCCTGTTTCTCTCCCTTGCCGGATCGGTTGCCCTCGGCCAGGAGGTCCGCCTGACCAAGATCGCCGGAGCGGGAGGGGGCGACACCCGTATCGGCCCGGACAGGATCGAGCAAATCCTCCAGGCCTACCTCGAGGAGCACCGCGAGGAGCTGCCTCCGGCTTCGGTCCGATTTCGGTCCCTGACCCTGCCCGACCCCTTTACCCTGCCTGCGGGGCGGCTCTCCACCCAGGTCATCCCTTCCGACCCGGCAATTCTCGGCAGCCGCCGCTTTACCCTTATCTTCCGGGTCGACGGCCGGGTGGTCAAGAACCTGTCGCTGCGCGCCGAGCTCGAGGCCCTCGCCCCTGTCGTGGTGGCGGCCTCGGACCTGCGTCGGGGAGCCGAGCTGTCCCGGGACGACATTGTCCTGTCCGAACGGAACCTGGTCGACCTGAGGGAGCCCTGTTTCGACCCGGAGGAGCTTCTCGGCAAGAGGCTGCGGCGCTCGGTTCGCGCCGGCGTTCCGGTCAGCCGCGGGACGGTGGAATTCCCGCCCATGGTCCGGCGCGGGGAAACCATCACCATCAGCGCCGCCAGGGGGGCTCTTCGCCTGACCGCTCTCGGCGAGGCCCGCCAGGACGGCCGCGAGGGGGAGTTCGTCCGGGTTCGCAACAACAGCTCCCGCAAGGAGATCCAGTGCCGGGTGGTGGCGCCCGGGCTGGCCGAGGTAGAGTTCTGA